A single Xylanimonas cellulosilytica DSM 15894 DNA region contains:
- a CDS encoding ABC transporter permease, with amino-acid sequence MATAAGWSREAARGGVSTGSTTGFGSTAGKGSTAAERGRCVIRVALRGVREHLVRFGLSVLAVTLGVAFVVGTFAFRGMLSATFDEIVATSVSADVYVRGTQAITSDVADQTGPPTSPASFGQQRNPVSAALAEDVAAVDGVDRAVPDYSGSIVLVGADGTAVVTQGPPSIAFGIDPEFPTAHLTAGDWPGPDELVLETGAVAASGLAVGDTATVVLGDSPRELTVSGTFAIDAAAAGAVLVGIDADTARETFAPDGQVPQIAVHAEPGVDPAGLTERVAAVLPAGSGAEAVDGDVVRDEASAAIQELLGFLQTFLLIFAAIALVVGSFIITNAFAMAVRERQRENALLRAVGASPAQVFAAVLAQAVAVGLVGSAIGVGLGVLLVHGIRAVLDRMGMPFGGDISLTGWQVAAAVGLGTLLCVVAAAVPARRAALVPPVQAMRDDVVPERGVRTRAVAGVLIAAVGGVLLYLASRLGSRLGDRLTGWAWVDDLNPRWVLGVGAGLLLLGVLVGSPAVARWVLHGLGAPAAWLLRPLGGLARGNVTRNPRRTAATAGALTIGMALVACTGVIAASTEASVHTVVHTELRAPLLVDSATFRVPADAVAAVQAVPGVGSTEVVRIGTTAAAPPDDDADDARAVPLAGVSTAFFTDAVNAQELAGDPTTALVGGKAAVVRRTARDLGVQVGDELRLGLGEHARTVQVGAVFESQVVGTGVLVRGDLFDSIVPQAQESVRAIYVTPADGTDVETLRADLREAVTPFVVLTVRDRDETASAVADQVNQAVAILYALLALSIVIALLGIVNTLALSVIERTREIGLLRAVGLGRLQLAAVIAIESVLIAVYGTVLGVATGIAVAAALPGVLADEGLSRLAIPWGQVLAVLGIAVVIGLVAAIGPAVRAARLPVLEAVTVD; translated from the coding sequence ATGGCGACGGCGGCGGGGTGGAGTCGTGAGGCGGCGCGGGGTGGGGTTTCGACAGGCTCAACCACCGGGTTCGGCTCAACCGCCGGGAAGGGCTCGACCGCCGCGGAGCGAGGGCGCTGCGTGATCCGGGTCGCGTTGCGCGGGGTCCGCGAGCATCTGGTGCGGTTCGGGCTGTCCGTGCTCGCGGTCACGTTGGGGGTGGCGTTCGTCGTCGGGACGTTCGCGTTCCGCGGCATGCTGTCGGCGACGTTCGACGAGATCGTCGCGACGTCGGTCAGCGCGGACGTGTACGTGCGCGGCACGCAGGCGATCACCTCCGACGTCGCGGACCAGACCGGGCCGCCGACGTCGCCCGCGAGCTTCGGGCAGCAGCGCAATCCGGTCTCCGCCGCGCTGGCCGAGGACGTCGCCGCCGTCGACGGTGTGGACCGTGCCGTCCCGGACTACTCCGGGAGCATCGTGCTCGTGGGCGCCGACGGCACCGCCGTGGTCACGCAGGGGCCGCCGTCGATCGCGTTCGGCATCGACCCGGAGTTCCCGACGGCGCACCTCACCGCGGGTGACTGGCCAGGCCCGGACGAGCTCGTGCTGGAGACCGGCGCGGTGGCGGCGTCGGGCCTCGCCGTCGGGGACACCGCCACGGTGGTGCTCGGCGACAGCCCACGGGAGCTGACCGTCTCCGGGACGTTCGCGATCGACGCCGCCGCGGCCGGAGCGGTGCTCGTCGGGATCGACGCCGACACGGCCCGGGAGACCTTCGCCCCGGACGGGCAGGTGCCGCAGATCGCCGTCCACGCCGAGCCGGGCGTCGACCCCGCCGGCCTCACGGAGCGCGTCGCCGCCGTGCTGCCCGCCGGCTCCGGCGCCGAGGCCGTCGACGGCGACGTCGTCCGCGACGAGGCGAGCGCCGCCATCCAGGAGCTGCTCGGCTTCCTGCAGACCTTCCTGCTGATCTTCGCGGCCATCGCGCTGGTGGTCGGTTCGTTCATCATCACCAACGCGTTCGCCATGGCCGTGCGCGAACGGCAGCGGGAGAACGCGCTGTTGCGCGCCGTCGGCGCCTCCCCCGCGCAGGTGTTCGCCGCCGTCCTGGCGCAGGCCGTCGCCGTCGGGCTGGTCGGGTCCGCCATCGGCGTCGGGCTCGGCGTGCTGCTGGTGCACGGCATCCGCGCCGTGCTGGACCGGATGGGCATGCCGTTCGGCGGCGACATCTCGCTGACGGGATGGCAGGTCGCCGCGGCGGTCGGGCTGGGGACGCTGCTGTGCGTGGTCGCCGCCGCGGTCCCCGCACGCCGCGCAGCCCTGGTGCCACCCGTCCAGGCGATGCGCGACGACGTCGTCCCCGAGCGCGGGGTGCGCACCCGTGCGGTGGCCGGGGTGCTGATCGCCGCGGTCGGCGGCGTGCTGCTGTACCTCGCCTCCCGCCTTGGTTCCCGCCTGGGCGACCGCCTCACCGGTTGGGCCTGGGTCGACGACCTCAACCCGCGCTGGGTGCTCGGCGTCGGCGCGGGCCTGCTGCTGCTCGGCGTGCTGGTCGGCTCCCCCGCCGTCGCGCGGTGGGTGCTGCACGGTCTTGGCGCCCCCGCGGCGTGGCTGCTGCGGCCGCTCGGCGGCCTCGCGCGCGGCAACGTCACCCGCAACCCGCGCCGTACCGCGGCGACGGCGGGCGCGCTGACCATCGGCATGGCCCTGGTGGCCTGCACGGGCGTCATCGCCGCGTCGACCGAGGCGTCCGTCCACACCGTGGTGCACACCGAGCTGCGCGCCCCGCTGCTGGTCGACTCCGCCACGTTCCGGGTGCCGGCCGACGCCGTCGCCGCGGTCCAGGCGGTCCCCGGCGTCGGCAGCACGGAGGTGGTGCGGATCGGGACCACCGCGGCCGCCCCGCCCGACGACGATGCCGACGACGCCCGGGCGGTCCCTCTCGCCGGGGTGAGCACCGCCTTCTTCACCGACGCGGTCAACGCCCAGGAGCTCGCCGGCGACCCGACCACCGCCCTCGTCGGGGGCAAGGCCGCCGTCGTGCGCCGCACCGCGCGCGACCTGGGCGTGCAGGTCGGCGACGAGCTGCGGCTCGGCCTCGGCGAGCACGCCCGGACGGTCCAGGTGGGGGCCGTCTTCGAGAGCCAGGTGGTGGGCACCGGCGTCCTGGTGCGCGGCGACCTGTTCGACAGCATCGTGCCGCAGGCGCAGGAGAGCGTCCGCGCGATCTACGTGACCCCCGCCGACGGCACCGACGTCGAGACCCTGCGCGCCGACCTGCGCGAGGCCGTGACGCCGTTCGTCGTCCTGACCGTCCGCGACCGGGACGAGACCGCCTCGGCCGTCGCCGACCAGGTCAACCAGGCCGTGGCGATCCTCTACGCGCTGCTCGCGCTGTCCATCGTCATCGCGCTGCTCGGCATCGTGAACACGCTCGCGCTCTCGGTCATCGAGCGGACCCGGGAGATCGGGTTGCTGCGCGCCGTCGGCCTGGGGCGGCTCCAGCTCGCGGCGGTGATCGCGATCGAGTCGGTGCTCATCGCCGTCTACGGCACGGTGCTCGGCGTGGCCACGGGGATCGCGGTCGCGGCGGCGCTCCCCGGCGTCCTGGCCGACGAAGGGCTGTCACGCCTCGCGATCCCCTGGGGTCAGGTGCTGGCGGTGCTGGGCATCGCCGTCGTCATCGGCCTGGTCGCGGCCATCGGCCCGGCGGTGCGCGCCGCCCGCCTCCCCGTGCTGGAAGCCGTGACCGTGGACTGA
- a CDS encoding ABC transporter ATP-binding protein, translated as MDPARGRHAQPDASSEQPPAQASARDLVKTYGAGETEVRALDGVSVDFARGRLTAIMGPSGSGKSTLMHCMAGLDTPTSGTVVVDDVEISSMSQRALTRLRRTRIGFVFQAYNLVPTLTAEENITLPLDIARAPVDPAWFDAVVDAVGLRSRLRHRPNALSGGEQQRVACARALVSRPSVVFADEPTGNLDSKSSREVLTFLRQSVDELGQTVVMVTHDPRAAAYAHRVLLLGDGRITADLDHPSRAEILAAVGAEDDDDARPATGRYAAVPAPRTGPLAVVEAPRRARRARVDGDGGGVES; from the coding sequence ATGGATCCGGCCCGCGGGAGACACGCCCAGCCCGACGCCTCCTCCGAGCAGCCGCCAGCGCAGGCCTCCGCCCGGGACCTCGTCAAGACGTACGGGGCCGGGGAGACCGAGGTGCGGGCCCTCGACGGCGTGTCCGTGGACTTCGCGCGGGGCCGCCTCACGGCGATCATGGGGCCGTCCGGGTCGGGCAAGTCGACCCTCATGCACTGCATGGCCGGGCTCGACACGCCCACGTCCGGCACCGTCGTCGTCGACGACGTCGAGATCTCGTCGATGAGCCAGCGCGCGCTCACCCGGCTGCGGCGCACCCGCATCGGGTTCGTGTTCCAGGCGTACAACCTCGTGCCCACGCTCACCGCCGAGGAGAACATCACCCTGCCCCTCGACATCGCGCGCGCCCCCGTGGACCCCGCGTGGTTCGACGCCGTCGTCGACGCCGTCGGCCTGCGCTCCCGGCTGCGCCACCGGCCGAACGCCCTGTCGGGCGGCGAGCAGCAGCGGGTCGCGTGCGCGCGTGCGCTGGTGAGCCGCCCGTCGGTGGTGTTCGCCGACGAGCCCACCGGCAACCTCGACTCGAAGAGCTCACGCGAGGTGCTGACGTTCCTGCGGCAGTCTGTCGACGAGCTCGGGCAGACGGTCGTCATGGTCACCCACGACCCCCGCGCCGCCGCGTATGCGCACCGCGTGCTGCTGCTCGGCGACGGTCGCATCACCGCCGACCTCGACCACCCCAGCCGGGCCGAGATCCTCGCCGCCGTCGGCGCGGAGGACGACGACGACGCCAGGCCGGCGACCGGGCGGTACGCCGCCGTGCCCGCGCCGCGGACAGGGCCGTTGGCGGTCGTGGAGGCTCCGCGGCGGGCGCGGCGGGCGCGGGTGGATGGCGACGGCGGCGGGGTGGAGTCGTGA
- a CDS encoding cysteine desulfurase family protein, translated as MLYADAAATTPVRREVLEAMWPYLTGEFGNPSSSHELGHRAAAALTVARATVARTFGARPGEVTFTSGGTEADNLAVKGLALAATDPARGRRARGRHLVTSAIEHEAVLESVDFLRRWHGFEVTVVDLEPDGTVTPDALRGAVRPDTALVTIHHANNEIGTVQDVRALAAVAHEVGALFHTDAVQAAGWLPVSLAGSGADAISVSGHKLGAPKGVGALLVRAGVPVEPLVHGGGQERGRRSGTENVAFAVGLAAAVGALPALQARADDVAASRDALIDGVLTRVPTAILTGPDPRLGGFDRLNHRGEPADLNYRPVGGFDRLNHRGTPVDHNRHPVGGFDRLNHRGAPADHNRHPVVEPVETTRRRLPGHASFCFPGTSGEAVLLELERAGIVTSSGSACAAGRDEPSHVLLALGIDPEIAQTSVRFTLDAPFDAEPLVAAVVEATTTLGRLGT; from the coding sequence GTGCTGTATGCCGACGCCGCCGCCACCACGCCCGTGCGCCGCGAGGTGCTCGAGGCGATGTGGCCGTACCTGACCGGGGAGTTCGGCAACCCGTCGTCGTCGCACGAGCTCGGGCACCGGGCCGCCGCGGCCCTGACCGTGGCCCGGGCCACCGTCGCCCGGACATTCGGCGCCCGGCCGGGCGAGGTCACGTTCACGAGCGGCGGCACCGAGGCGGACAACCTCGCGGTCAAGGGCCTGGCGCTCGCGGCGACCGACCCCGCTCGGGGCCGCCGGGCGCGGGGTAGGCACCTGGTGACGTCGGCGATCGAGCACGAGGCCGTCCTGGAGTCCGTCGACTTCCTGCGCCGGTGGCACGGGTTCGAGGTGACCGTCGTCGACCTCGAGCCCGACGGCACCGTGACCCCCGACGCGCTCCGCGGTGCCGTGCGGCCGGACACCGCGCTGGTCACGATCCACCACGCCAACAACGAGATCGGCACCGTCCAGGACGTGCGCGCGCTCGCGGCCGTCGCCCACGAGGTGGGCGCGCTGTTCCACACCGACGCCGTCCAGGCCGCGGGCTGGCTGCCGGTGTCGCTGGCCGGGTCCGGCGCCGACGCGATCTCCGTCTCGGGGCACAAGCTCGGCGCCCCCAAGGGCGTCGGTGCACTCCTCGTCCGCGCGGGCGTCCCGGTCGAGCCGCTGGTCCACGGCGGCGGTCAGGAGCGCGGCCGCCGCTCCGGCACGGAGAACGTCGCGTTCGCCGTCGGGCTGGCGGCAGCCGTGGGCGCGCTGCCCGCGCTGCAAGCCCGCGCCGACGACGTCGCAGCGTCTCGTGACGCGCTGATCGACGGCGTGCTGACGCGCGTGCCGACGGCGATTCTCACCGGACCGGACCCGCGGTTGGGTGGTTTCGACAGGCTCAACCACCGGGGGGAACCCGCCGACCTCAACTACCGCCCGGTGGGTGGTTTCGACAGGCTCAACCACCGGGGAACCCCCGTCGACCACAACCGCCACCCGGTGGGTGGTTTCGACAGGCTCAACCACCGGGGAGCACCCGCCGACCACAACCGCCACCCGGTGGTTGAGCCTGTCGAAACCACCCGTCGCCGCCTTCCCGGCCACGCGAGCTTCTGCTTCCCCGGGACGAGCGGCGAGGCCGTCCTCCTGGAGCTGGAACGCGCGGGCATCGTCACGTCGAGCGGCTCCGCCTGCGCGGCCGGCCGCGACGAGCCGTCCCACGTCCTGCTGGCACTGGGCATCGACCCGGAGATCGCGCAGACGTCGGTGCGGTTCACCCTGGACGCACCGTTCGACGCCGAACCGCTCGTCGCTGCCGTCGTCGAGGCGACGACGACGCTCGGCCGCCTCGGAACCTGA
- the nadC gene encoding carboxylating nicotinate-nucleotide diphosphorylase → MTPVAAVDEILTHALAEDAPWGDLTSEVFLPAGARAKAALVAREPGVLSGLTVFARTFTLLDPAAVVELPTADGAEFAAGDVLAVVEGDARAVLRAERIGLNLVQRLSGIATTTARYVAVVAGTGARVVDTRKTTPGLRVLERAAVRDGGGHNHRFSLSDAVMAKDNHLAVLAAQGISVGDAIRAARAKLPHTATIEVEVDRLDQIEEVVAAGVTTIMLDNFTPAELVAGIEIVAGRAIVEASGGITLDTIRAVAETGVDVISVGALTHGVRSLDLGLDMAVTQP, encoded by the coding sequence ATGACGCCCGTCGCCGCAGTCGACGAGATCCTCACCCACGCCCTCGCCGAGGACGCACCCTGGGGAGACCTCACCAGCGAGGTGTTCCTGCCCGCGGGCGCCCGCGCCAAGGCCGCGCTCGTGGCCCGCGAGCCGGGCGTGCTCAGCGGCCTGACGGTGTTCGCGCGCACGTTCACGCTGCTCGACCCCGCCGCCGTCGTCGAGCTGCCCACCGCAGACGGCGCAGAGTTCGCCGCCGGCGACGTGCTCGCCGTCGTCGAGGGCGACGCCCGCGCGGTGCTCCGCGCCGAACGCATCGGCCTCAACCTGGTCCAGCGCCTGTCCGGCATCGCGACGACGACGGCAAGGTACGTCGCCGTCGTCGCCGGGACGGGCGCCCGCGTCGTCGACACCCGCAAGACGACACCCGGCCTGCGCGTGCTGGAACGGGCCGCGGTGCGCGACGGCGGCGGGCACAACCACCGATTCTCGCTCTCGGACGCGGTCATGGCCAAGGACAACCACCTCGCGGTGCTCGCCGCGCAGGGCATCTCCGTGGGCGACGCCATCCGAGCCGCCCGGGCGAAGCTGCCGCACACCGCGACCATCGAGGTCGAGGTGGACCGCCTCGACCAGATCGAGGAGGTCGTGGCAGCCGGGGTCACCACGATCATGCTCGACAACTTCACACCCGCCGAACTGGTCGCGGGGATCGAGATCGTCGCGGGCCGGGCGATCGTCGAGGCGTCGGGCGGCATCACGCTGGACACGATCCGCGCCGTCGCCGAGACGGGCGTCGACGTCATCTCCGTCGGCGCGCTGACCCACGGGGTCCGCTCGCTCGACCTAGGCCTGGACATGGCCGTCACACAACCCTGA